The following coding sequences are from one Salvia hispanica cultivar TCC Black 2014 chromosome 3, UniMelb_Shisp_WGS_1.0, whole genome shotgun sequence window:
- the LOC125214347 gene encoding L-cysteine desulfhydrase, translating to MAALEDPRPAVNGAAPHVSKKPKLSFITESELRDEFAHHQPGIARLNNGSFGSCPSSIIAAQRRWQFRFLRQPDDFFFNQLQPQIIQSRAVIKDLINADHVDEVAIVDNATTAAAIVLQHVGWAFAEGRFQKGDAVVMLHCAFQAVKKSIEAYVTRAGGSVIVVNLPFPVNSNEEIIAEFRKGLARGKANGKKVRLAIIDHITSMPCVVIPARELVRICREEGVERVFVDAAHAIGNIHVDVKDIGADFYVSNLHKWFFCPPSVAFLYCRKSPVSPDLHHPVVSHEYGNGLAIESAWIGTRDYSSQLVIPEVLEFTRRFEGGLEGIRNRNHDKAVEMAQMLAKAWGTNLGSPPEMCPSMAMIGLPSKLGVLTDDDALKLRSHLRDHFLVEVPIHCEVPRDGETRAMDADGCITGYVRISHQVYNTLDEYIRLRDAIIQLTQNGVTWKTIQS from the coding sequence ATGGCTGCACTCGAAGACCCTCGCCCCGCCGTCAACGGCGCCGCCCCCCACGTATCCAAGAAGCCCAAGCTTTCTTTTATTACGGAATCGGAACTCCGCGACGAATTCGCCCACCACCAGCCCGGAATCGCGCGCCTCAACAACGGCAGTTTCGGGAGCTGCCCCTCCTCCATCATCGCCGCTCAGAGAAGGTGGCAGTTTCGGTTCCTCCGCCAGCCCGACGACTTTTTCTTTAATCAACTGCAGCCTCAAATAATTCAATCCCGCGCTGTTATTAAGGATCTCATCAACGCCGACCATGTCGATGAGGTGGCCATCGTCGACAACGCCACCACAGCTGCCGCCATTGTTCTTCAGCACGTCGGCTGGGCATTCGCCGAAGGCCGTTTTCAGAAGGGTGACGCTGTTGTCATGCTCCACTGTGCTTTTCAGGCTGTTAAGAAGTCAATTGAGGCCTATGTTACTAGGGCTGGGGGGTCTGTCATTGTGGTTAACCTGCCTTTTCCCGTCAATTCGAATGAGGAGATCATAGCTGAGTTTCGGAAAGGCTTGGCTAGAGGTAAGGCAAATGGCAAGAAAGTGCGATTGGCGATAATTGATCATATAACCTCAATGCCTTGTGTTGTGATTCCTGCACGCGAGCTCGTTAGGATTTGTAGAGAGGAGGGCGTGGAGCGCGTCTTTGTAGACGCTGCTCATGCCATAGGAAACATTCATGTTGATGTGAAGGATATTGGggctgatttttatgtcagCAATTTGCACAAGTGGTTTTTCTGCCCTCCATCTGTTGCATTTTTGTATTGCCGGAAATCCCCAGTATCACCTGATTTGCACCATCCTGTTGTTTCACATGAATATGGGAACGGTCTAGCTATAGAGAGTGCGTGGATTGGGACACGAGACTACAGCTCTCAGCTGGTTATTCCTGAAGTTTTGGAATTCACTAGACGGTTTGAAGGTGGCCTTGAGGGAATTCGGAATAGAAACCATGATAAGGCGGTGGAAATGGCCCAAATGTTGGCTAAGGCATGGGGCACGAATCTTGGTTCGCCTCCTGAGATGTGTCCGAGCATGGCTATGATTGGGTTGCCTTCTAAATTGGGGGTTTTGACCGATGATGATGCGCTGAAGTTGAGATCACACTTGAGAGACCACTTTCTGGTGGAAGTTCCCATTCATTGTGAGGTGCCAAGAGATGGGGAGACCAGAGCCATGGATGCAGATGGTTGCATAACTGGATATGTCAGGATCTCTCACCAAGTGTACAATACTCTTGATGAATATATCAGACTGAGAGATGCAATTATTCAACTTACCCAAAATGGAGTGACCTGGAAGACGATTCAAAGCTAA
- the LOC125213788 gene encoding protein translocase subunit SECA1, chloroplastic, translating to MAVAPRLAAGHRPSVAATALSSKFSVSKATNWLVFDVPAKTPRARARGVSGRRYSPSPRAALGGLLGGIFGGGVDTGESTRQLYASTVALINKMESEISSLSDTELRERTSVLQQRAARCDSLDSLLPEAFAVVREASKRVLGLRPFDVQLIGGMVLHKGEIAEMKTGEGKTLVAILPAFLNALAGKGVHVVTVNDYLARRDCEWVGQVPRFLGLKVGLIQQNMTSEQRRENYLCDITYVTNSELGFDYLRDNLATSVDELVLRRFNYCVIDEVDSILIDEARTPLIISGPAEKPSDRYYKAAKIASAFERDIHYTVDEKQKSVLLTEQGYADTEEILNVKDLYDPREQWASYILNAIKAKELFLRDVNYIIRGKEVLIVDEFTGRVMQGRRWSDGLHQAVEAKEGLPIQNETVTLASISYQNFFLQFPKLCGMTGTAATESAEFESIYKLKVTIVPTNKPMIRKDESDVVFRATTGKWRSVVVEISRMNKTGRPVLVGTTSVEQSDALSKQLREAGLPHEVLNAKPENVEREAEIVAQSGRLGAVTIATNMAGRGTDIILGGNAEFMARLKLREILMPRVVKPAEGVFVSVKKAVPKKTWKVNENLFPCTLSKENTKLAEEAVELAVKTWGQRSIAELEAEERLSYSCEKGPAQDEVISKLRGAFLEIVKEYKIYTQEERKKVVAAGGLHVVGTERHESRRIDNQLRGRSGRQGDPGSSRFFLSLEDNIFRIFGGDRIQGLMRAFRVEDLPIESKMLTKALDEAQRKVENYFFDIRKQLFEYDEVLNSQRDRVYTERRRALESDDLQALLIEYAELTMDDILEANIGTDAPRESWDFEKLISKLQQYCFLLNDLTPELMESKSSSYEGLRDYLHLRGREAYLQKREIVEKEAPGLMKEAEKFLVLTNIDRLWKEHLQAIKFVQQAVSLRGYAQRDPLIEYKLEGYNLFVDMMARIRRNVIYSIYQFQPVLVKEQKNRERQREGKIDANGNGNGKVSDSNNLDSATSTVSSSSAVSQEASK from the exons ATGGCAGTTGCACCGCGCCTCGCCGCCGGCCACCGCCCCTCGGTCGCCGCCACCGCACTCTCTTCCAAGTTCTCCGTCTCAAAAGCTACCAATTGGTTAGTGTTCGATGTTCCAGCTAAAACCCCCAGAGCTAGAGCAAGGGGCGTGAGCGGAAGGAGGTATTCCCCAAGCCCTAGGGCGGCATTGGGCGGACTGCTCGGAGGCATATTCGGAGGCGGCGTGGACACCGGAGAGTCGACCAGGCAGCTCTATGCTAGCACAGTAGCACTCATCAATAAGATGGAGTCTGAGATTTCGTCTCTCTCCGATACCGAATTGAGGGAAAGGACTTCCGTCTTGCAACAGCGCGCCGCACGCTGTGATTCTTTGGATTCTCTTTTACCT GAAGCATTTGCGGTGGTGAGAGAAGCTTCTAAGAGGGTTCTAGGTCTCCGCCCCTTCGATGTTCAATTGATCGGAGGTATGGTTCTTCACAAAGGAGAAATTGCTGAAATGAAAACTGGAGAAGGAAAGACGCTTGTTGCCATATTGCCTGCTTTCCTTAATGCTTTGGCTGGGAAAGGTGTTCATGTTGTTACTGTTAATGACTATTTGGCTAGAAGAGATTGCGAATGGGTTGGTCAAGTTCCACGTTTCCTTGGATTGAAGGTTGGCTTAATTCAGC AAAATATGACAAGCGAACAAAGGAGGGAAAACTATTTATGCGACATCACGTATGTCACAAACAGTGAACTGGGCTTTGACTACTTAAGAGATAATCTTGCCACG AGTGTCGATGAACTTGTCCTGAGACGTTTTAATTACTGTGTGATTGATGAGGTTGATTCTATTCTCATCGATGAAGCAAGGACACCTCTCATCATATCAGGTCCAGCAGAAAAACCAAGTGACCGTTACTACAAAGCTGCTAAGATAGCCTCTGCTTTTGAACGAGATATACATTATACT GTTGATGAGAAACAGAAATCAGTTTTACTTACAGAACAAGGTTATGCAGATACTGAGGAAATTCTGAATGTAAAAGATTTATATGATCCAAGAGAGCAGTGGGCATCATACATATTAAATGCAATAAAAGCCAAGGAACTTTTTCTCAGAGATGTGAACTACATTATCAGAGGCAAAGAGGTTCTTATAGTGGATGAATTTACTGGGCGAGTAATGCAG GGGAGACGCTGGAGTGATGGACTTCACCAAGCAGTTGAAGCAAAAGAAGGGTTGCCCATACAAAATGAAACTGTGACCTTAGCTTCAATTAGTTACCAAAACTTCTTTCTCCAG TTTCCAAAACTCTGTGGCATGACTGGTACTGCTGCTACTGAGAGTGCAGAATTTGAGAGCATATACAAACTCAAAGTGACAATTGTTCCGACAAACAAGCCCATGATAAGAAAG GATGAATCAGATGTAGTTTTCAGAGCAACTACAGGAAAATGGCGTTCTGTTGTGGTGGAGATATCTCGGATGAATAAAACAGGCCGACCTGTTCTGGTCGGCACTACCAGTGTTGAGCAGAGTGATGCATTGTCTAAACAGCTTCGTGAAGCTGGACTTCCACATGAG GTTCTGAATGCAAAACCAGAAAATGTGGAAAGAGAAGCTGAAATTGTGGCTCAGAGTGGTCGTCTAGGGGCAGTTACCATTGCAACAAACATGGCTGGTCGTGGTACTGATATAATACTTGGTGGTAATGCAGAATTCATGGCAAGGTTAAAGTTGCGTGAGATATTGATGCCAAG AGTTGTAAAACCAGCTGAAGGAGTTTTTGTTTCTGTAAAGAAGGCTGTTCCAAAGAAAACATGGAAG GTTAATGAGAACCTGTTTCCGTGCACACTTTCCAAGGAGAACACCAAGTTGGCAGAGGAAGCTGTAGAGTTGGCTGTCAAAACCTGGGGCCAAAGGTCAATAGCTGAGCTTGAAGCAGAAGAGAGACTGTCATATTCTTGTGAAAAG GGTCCTGCTCAAGATGAAGTCATCTCAAAGCTGCGGGGCGCATTTCTGGAGATTGTGAAAGAATATAAGATTTACACGCAGGAAGAAAGGAAGAAG GTTGTAGCAGCCGGTGGGCTTCATGTTGTAGGTACAGAGCGTCACGAGTCTCGCCGCATTGATAATCAG CTGCGCGGCCGTAGTGGCAGACAGGGTGACCCTGGAAGTTCCCGATTCTTTCTTAGTCTGGAAGACAACATCTTTCGCATATTTGGTGGAGATAGGATTCAG GGTTTGATGAGAGCTTTTAGAGTTGAAGACCTACCAATTGAATCCAAGATGCTGACAAAAGCACTAGATGAAGCTCagagaaaagtagagaatTACTTTTTCGACATTAGAAAACAATTATTCGAATATGATGAGGTTTTAAACAGCCAAAGAGATCGAGTTTATACTGAGAGGAGACGAGCCTTGGAGTCTGATGACCTCCAAGCTCTCCTGATTGAATATGCTGAACTAACAATGGATGATATACTAGAG GCAAATATTGGTACTGATGCTCCTAGAGAAAGCTGGGACTTTGAGAAGCTTATATCAAAACTTCAGCA GTATTGCTTTCTTTTGAATGATTTGACCCCGGAGTTGATGGAAAGTAAAAGCTCCAGCTACGAAGGACTGAGAGATTATCTTCACCTTCGTGGGCGTGAGGCATATCTTCAGAAACGG GAAATAGTGGAGAAAGAGGCTCCAGGTTTAATGAAAGAAGCAGAAAAGTTCCTAGTATTGACCAACATTGATCGATTATGGAAGGAGCACTTGCAGGCTATAAAATTTGTTCAGCAAGCTGTAAGTTTACGGGGGTATGCACAGAGGGATCCACTCATCGAGTACAAGCTGGAAGGCTACAATCTCTTCGTAGATATGATGGCTCGAATAAGAAGGAATGTCATATATTCTATTTACCAG TTCCAACCCGTCTTGGTGAAGGAGCAAAAGAATCGAGAGCGTCAAAGAGAAGGTAAAATTGATGctaatggaaatggaaatggaaaagtaaGTGACAGTAACAATCTTGATTCAGCAACCTCTACCGTATCATCTTCATCAGCTGTTAGTCAGGAGGCAAGCAAGTGA
- the LOC125212671 gene encoding protein S-acyltransferase 18: MMLSARRHGWQRPLHPLQIVGMAVFCFLVAAYYCFLGLFLGNRIAEITIDTLFSFSVLSAVLLFIRCVAIDPSDKIRFRFRKKKKKGNGIGLAKLNYGHILRRILSRFFKRIERKILRTFIRRKYLDPWNTSRFQMEQALIPFPLVLEDDSLTPNPKDDDVSFCSLCDFEVNKYSKHCRTCNRCVEGFDHHCRWLNNCIGKKNYTTFILLMVFILIMLTIEGGTAVAVFVRCFADSKGIERELIKNYTEKFPRGVLASVSVILFLLTSYSTAALGQLLFFHVVLIKKGITTYDYILAMKEENQAMELESFEDSDFYSSDDESIDLDSPEKPTLVSRIICSDGKSPQKLAIRIDGEPDKKQGFRANIDPWKLINLSRDRALLAAEKAREKLAKMKPTAEGDPLKPLPLETKSGPLMKAEKDLSSQGLSLTPLVVKGGLLSSPRQFSSPRRRLSCSPVQHGTAVPTPKHKYRSDFDLKLTQVSRELETYISRQVLCSVLKNEGSEASPR, translated from the exons ATGATGCTCTCAGCCAGACGCCATGGTTGGCAGCGCCCTCTCCATCCCTTACAG ATTGTGGGGATGGCGGTTTTCTGCTTCTTAGTCGCTGCATATTATTGCTTCCTAGGGCTCTTTCTCGGCAATAGAATTGCAGAGATCACAATCGACACTCTCTTCTCCTTTTCG GTGCTTTCTGCTGTACTTCTCTTTATTAGATGTGTAGCAATTGATCCTAGTGACAAGATTAGATTCAGAtttagaaagaagaagaaaaagggcAATGGTATTGGGCTTGCCAAGCTTAATTACGGCCACATCTTGAGAAGGATATTGTCAAGATTTTTCAAAAGGATTGAGCGTAAGATTCTCCGGACTTTCATAAGGAGGAAGTACCTAGATCCTTGGAATACCTCGAGGTTTCAGATGGAGCAGGCTCTTATCCCATTTCCCCTTGTCCTCGAGGATGATTCTCTCACGCCTAATCCAAAAGATGATGATGTCTCTTTCTGTTCCCTGTGCGACTTTGAG GTTAACAAGTATAGCAAACACTGCAGGACCTGCAACCGTTGTGTTGAGGGATTTGATCACCACTGTAGA TGGTTGAACAACTGCATTGGGAAAAAAAACTACACAACCTTCATTCTTCTGATGGTCTTTATCTTGATAATG CTTACTATAGAAGGTGGAACTGCTGTGGCAGTATTTGTTCGGTGCTTTGCTGATAGCAAGGGCATAGAGCGAGAGTTAATAAAAAACTACACTGAGAAATTCCCTAGAGGAGTGCTTGCTTCTGTATCT GTCATATTGTTTTTGTTGACAAGCTACAGCACGGCTGCCTTAGGACAACTTCTATTCTTTCATGTAGTGCTCATCAAGAAG GGAATCACAACCTACGACTACATTTTAGcaatgaaagaagaaaatcagGCTATGGAGCTTGAATCATTTGAAGATTCAGACTTTTATTCTTCTGATGATGAGAGTATCGACTTAGATTCACCTGAAAAGCCTACACTTGTATCGCGGATCATATGCAGTGATGGAAAGTCACCACAG AAATTGGCCATAAGGATCGACGGAGAGCCTGATAAAAAGCAAGGCTTCCGTGCCAACATAGATCCATGGAAGCTAATCAACCTGAGCCGAGATAGAGCTCTACTTGCTGCTGAAAAGGCAAGGGAAAAGCTTGCCAAAATGAAGCCTACGGCAGAAGGTGATCCACTGAAACCCCTGCCGCTAGAAACAAAAAGTGGGCCTCTCATGAAAGCGGAGAAAGATTTATCGAGCCAAGGATTAAGCCTGACACCACTGGTTGTGAAAGGAGGTCTTCTAAGCTCACCAAGACAGTTCTCCAGTCCAAGAAGACGACTTTCGTGTTCTCCTGTGCAGCATGGGACTGCGGTGCCAACACCTAAGCACAAGTACAGAAGTGATTTCGATTTGAAATTGACTCAAGTGTCAAGAGAACTCGAGACTTATATATCAAGACAAGTCTTGTGCTCTGTGTTGAAGAATGAAGGCAGTGAAGCTTCTCCAAGATGA
- the LOC125214046 gene encoding chitinase 10-like translates to MEIRRMSNALALALALGWLLFSSAMASPVVSRQLFNSIFLHKDDAACPAKDFFTYDSFMQATRCFPRFGRTGSLSMRRREVAAFLAQISHETTGGWATAPDGPYSWGLCFKEEVSPQSIYCDPDNTQWPCAPGKSYQGRGPIQLSWNYNYGPAGRALGFDGLRNPEIVSNNSVISWKTALWFWMTEQKPKPSCHNVMVGRYVPSELDLAANRTAGFGLVTNIINGGIECGVPTSASVLDRIGYFQRYAALFNVTTGPNLDCQYQQHY, encoded by the coding sequence ATGGAAATAAGAAGAATGAGTAATGCATTGGCATTAGCATTAGCATTGGGGTGGTTGCTATTCAGCTCAGCCATGGCGTCGCCGGTGGTGAGCCGACAGCTCTTCAATTCCATATTCCTGCACAAAGACGACGCCGCCTGCCCGGCCAAAGATTTCTTCACCTACGACTCATTCATGCAAGCCACTAGATGCTTCCCAAGATTCGGCCGCACCGGCAGCCTCTCCATGAGGAGGCGTGAGGTGGCCGCATTTCTAGCTCAGATCTCCCATGAGACCACCGGAGGGTGGGCCACCGCCCCTGACGGCCCCTACTCTTGGGGGCTCTGCTTCAAGGAGGAGGTGTCGCCGCAGTCCATTTACTGCGACCCGGACAACACCCAGTGGCCTTGCGCTCCCGGCAAGTCTTACCAAGGCAGAGGCCCGATCCAGCTATCGTGGAACTACAACTATGGACCTGCCGGAAGAGCCTTGGGATTCGACGGCCTACGGAACCCGGAGATAGTCTCCAACAACTCGGTGATCTCCTGGAAAACTGCCCTCTGGTTTTGGATGACAGAGCAGAAGCCAAAGCCCTCGTGCCACAACGTCATGGTCGGACGCTACGTCCCCTCTGAGCTGGATCTTGCCGCCAACCGCACAGCCGGTTTTGGGCTGGTGACCAACATCATCAACGGAGGGATCGAGTGTGGGGTCCCGACCAGCGCCTCTGTCTTGGACCGGATCGGATACTTCCAACGTTACGCTGCCCTCTTCAATGTCACCACCGGACCTAACCTGGATTGCCAATATCAACAACACTACTAG